The bacterium genome has a segment encoding these proteins:
- a CDS encoding amidohydrolase family protein, with product MKAKIGVEEHFAIDETIQDSSRFLGESIWSELKSRLFDIQQKRIDFMNEFGVEMMILSLNAPAVQAIPDTQRAIEVARRSNDFLAEEVAKRPDRFAGLAALPLQDPEAAARELERSVNDLGFRGALVNGFSQIGDNNSAVYLDLEQYWPFWEVVERLGVPFYLHPRDPLPSMAQIYDGHPWLMGPTWAFGQETAVHALRLMCSGLFDAYPKLKIILGHLGEGIPYSLWRIDNRNGWTKRPPRYPAKRNIAEYFSENFYLTTSGNFRTQTMIDAILEIGADRILFAIDYPFEGVGDAALWFDDATISEADRVKIGRTNALKLFKLAED from the coding sequence ATGAAGGCAAAGATAGGGGTCGAGGAACATTTCGCCATCGACGAGACGATCCAGGATTCTTCCCGGTTCCTGGGCGAGAGCATCTGGTCGGAATTGAAGAGCCGGCTTTTTGACATTCAGCAAAAGCGCATTGATTTCATGAACGAGTTCGGGGTCGAGATGATGATCCTGTCACTTAACGCACCCGCCGTCCAAGCCATACCGGACACCCAGCGCGCGATCGAAGTGGCCAGGAGATCCAACGATTTTCTCGCCGAAGAGGTCGCCAAGCGGCCCGACCGCTTCGCCGGTCTCGCCGCCCTTCCCTTGCAGGACCCGGAGGCCGCGGCCAGGGAACTGGAACGCTCCGTCAACGACCTCGGTTTCCGGGGAGCGCTGGTCAACGGATTTTCCCAGATCGGTGATAACAACAGCGCCGTCTATCTCGATCTCGAACAATATTGGCCGTTCTGGGAAGTCGTCGAAAGGCTCGGGGTTCCCTTCTACCTCCACCCCAGGGACCCGCTTCCCTCGATGGCGCAGATTTATGATGGCCATCCCTGGCTGATGGGTCCGACCTGGGCCTTCGGACAAGAAACAGCGGTCCACGCGCTGCGCCTCATGTGCTCGGGCCTGTTCGACGCCTATCCTAAACTTAAGATCATCCTCGGACATCTGGGAGAAGGCATCCCCTATAGCCTGTGGCGCATCGACAACCGCAACGGCTGGACCAAGCGGCCTCCCCGCTATCCCGCCAAGCGGAACATCGCCGAATATTTCAGCGAGAATTTCTACCTCACCACGTCGGGCAATTTCCGCACCCAGACCATGATCGACGCGATCTTGGAAATTGGCGCCGACCGCATTCTTTTTGCCATCGATTATCCGTTCGAGGGTGTGGGTGACGCGGCGCTTTGGTTCGACGATGCCACCATAAGCGAGGCCGACCGCGTGAAAATCGGGCGCACCAACGCGCTCAAGCTGTTCAAGTTGGCAGAAGATTGA